The following are encoded in a window of Chaetodon auriga isolate fChaAug3 chromosome 24, fChaAug3.hap1, whole genome shotgun sequence genomic DNA:
- the mta2 gene encoding metastasis-associated protein MTA2: MAANMYRVGDYVYFENSSSNPYLIRRIEELNKTANGNVEAKVVCLFRRRDISGNLNTLADSNAREFEEESKQPTLSEQQKHQLKHRELFLSRQFESLPATHIRGKCNVTLLNETDVLASYLDKEDCFFYSLVFDPVQKTLLADQGEIRVGSKYQAEIPDKLAEGESDNRVQEKLETKVWDPNNQLKDPQIDQFLVVARAVGTFARALDCSSSIRQPSLHMSAAAASRDITLFHAMDTLQKNNYDLAKAMSTLVPQGGPVLCRDEMEEWSASEAMLFEEALEKYGKDFNDIRQDFLPWKSLASVVQFYYMWKTTDRYIQQKRLKAAEADSKLKQVYIPTYTKPNPNQIMVPGSKPGMNGAAGFQKGLSCESCHTSQSPQWYAWGPSNMQCRLCASCWNYWKKYGGLKTPTQLEGAARAGSESGPRSHMTRQEVQGMSPFTRNEGRAKLLAKNRQTFILQTTKLTRIARRVCEDILQPRRAARRPYASINANAVKAECMIRLPKATKTPLKSKLVPRQSLATIVKDLAISAPLKLKASRGPPTPINRNQASQPRVGQSLLGKRGFDSATGVPYPANGRPYTSGIRTTSQSVIKRQKVSQGEAPNPVVFVATKDTRALRKHLTQSEMRRAARKPHLLVRIKLPLPPRSLAMPLLPSSTSEPIVLED, from the exons GAGAATTTGAGGAGGAGTCAAAGCAGCCAACACTGTCTGAACAACAGAAACACcagctcaaacacagagaacTCTTCCTGTCTCGACAGTTTGAATCTCTACCTGCGACTCACATAAG gGGGAAATGTAACGTCACCCTTCTCAATGAAACAGATGTCTTGGCCAGCTACCTGGATAAAGAG GACTGTTTTTTCTACTCGTTGGTGTTCGACCCTGTCCAGAAGACCCTGCTGGCAGACCAGGGTGAGATCCGTGTGGGCTCCAAGTATCAGGCAGAGATCCCCGATAAGCTAGCTGAGG GTGAATCAGACAACCGTGTCCAGGAGAAGTTGGAGACCAAGGTGTGGGACCCCAACAACCAGCTCAAAGACCCTCAGATTGACCAGTTCCTGGTGGTGGCAAG AGCTGTTGGGACCTTTGCTCGGGCCCTGGACTGCAGCAGTTCAATCCGCCAGCCCAGCCTCCATatgagtgcagctgcagcctctaGAGACATCACACTG ttcCATGCTATGGACACATTGCAGAAGAACAACTATGACCTGGCCAAAGCCATGTCCACCCTGGTTCCTCAGGGGGGTCCAGTGCTCTGCCGCGACGAGATGGAGGAGTGGAGTGCCTCCGAGGCTATGCTGTTTGAGGAGGCTCTGGAGAAATATGGCAAGGACTTTAATGACATCCGCCAGGACTTT ctGCCCTGGAAGTCTCTAGCCAGTGTGGTCCAGTTCTACTACATGTGGAAGACTACTGACCGCTACATCCAACAG aAACGactaaaagcagcagaggcagacagcaaGCTGAAGCAGGTGTACATCCCCACCTA CACCAAACCCAACCCCAACCAGATCATGGTTCCAGGTAGCAAGCCTGGTATGAACGGGGCAGCGGGCTTTCAGAAAGGACTCAGCTGTGAGAGCTGCCACA CTTCCCAGTCTCCTCAGTGGTATGCCTGGGGGCCTTCCAACATGCAGTGCAGACTGTGCGCCTCTTGCTGGAACTACTGGAAGAAATATGGAGGCCTGAAGACCCCCACACAGTTAGAGGGGGCTGCTCGAGCAGGCTCT gAGTCAGGCCCCCGCAGTCACATGACACGCCAGGAGGTCCAGGGCATGTCGCCATTCACCCGCAACGAGGGTCGAGCCAAGCTGCTGGCCAAGAACCGACAGACGTTCATCCTGCAGACCACCAAGCTGACCCGCATCGCTCGACGGGTGTGTGAGGACATCCTGCAGCCTCGCCGCGCTGCGCGACGGCCTTACGCCTCCATCAACGCCAACGCGGTCAAGGCTGAGT GTATGATTCGGCTGCCCAAAGCCACAAAAACTCCTCTGAAGAGCAAGTTGGTGCCTCGACAGTCACTGGCCACTATAGTGAAGGATTTAG CCATCTCAGCTCCTTTGAAACTGAAGGCATCTAGAGGACCCCCGACACCCATCAACAGGAATCAGGCCAGCCAGCCGCGTGTGGGCCAAAGCCTGCTGGGAAAGAGAGGCTTTGACAGC GCTACAGGGGTGCCCTACCCAGCCAATGGGAGGCCATATACTTCAGGTATAAGGACCACCTCTCAGTCAGTCATCAAGCGGCAGAAGGTCAGCCAGGGGGAGGCCCCCAACCCTGTGGTGTTTGTGGCTACAAAGGACACAAG GGCCCTGAGGAAACATCTGACCCAGTCAGAGATGCGTCGGGCAGCGAGGAAGCCTCATCTCCTGGTTCGGATCAAGCTCCCGCTGCCCCCCCGCTCCCTGGCCATGCCCCTGCTCCCATCCAGCACCAGCGAACCCATAGTCCTGGAGGACTGA
- the cth1 gene encoding cysteine three histidine 1, protein MVENLLSSDESDGGVGGGVSLAKALLPLVESSSPPLIPWVCSTRYKTELCTTYSATGFCKYAERCQFAHGLHELHVPFRHPKYKTELCRSYHTTGYCYYGSRCLFVHNPTEQRPAQRRRRNVACRTFRSFGVCPFGTRCNFLHIEGGDAASGLESPDVGEEKTPPVPSPQLQPHAKEWKPRGALCRTFSSFGFCLYGTRCRFQHGLPSKIKTSDQTQGGSFYAQPSPGSSGLPSPTSPFTSTSPISSTSSSPPSSSPLSTPPAEATAHNAFTFSSQHLSDLLLPLALHLQQLESSKAQEIWDNRAL, encoded by the coding sequence ATGGTGGAAAACCTGCTGTCCAGTGATGAGTCCGATGGAGGTGTTGGTGGTGGAGTCTCCCTGGCTAAGGCCCTGCTCCCCCTGGTAGAAtcgtcctctcctcccctcatccCCTGGGTCTGCTCCACCCGCTACAAGACGGAGCTCTGCACCACCTACTCAGCCACTGGTTTCTGCAAGTATGCCGAGCGCTGCCAGTTTGCCCACGGCCTCCATGAGCTCCATGTTCCCTTCCGCCACCCAAAGTACAAGACAGAGTTATGTCGCAGCTACCACACAACCGGCTACTGCTACTACGGCAGCCGCTGCCTATTTGTCCACAACCCCACCGAACAACGCCCCGCCCAGCGCCGCCGCAGGAATGTTGCCTGTCGCACCTTCCGCTCCTTTGGCGTTTGTCCCTTTGGCACCCGCTGTAACTTCCTACATATTGAGGGAGGAGATGCTGCCAGTGGTCTGGAGTCACCTGATGTTGGTGAAGAGAAGACTCCACCTGTTCCCAGCCCCCAGCTCCAACCACACGCCAAGGAGTGGAAGCCACGTGGAGCTCTGTGCCGTACTTTCAGCTCCTTTGGTTTCTGCCTGTACGGCACACGATGCCGCTTCCAGCACGGCCTCCCTAGCAAGATCAAAACCTCTGACCAGACCCAAGGAGGGTCCTTCTATGCTCAGCCATCCCCTGGCAGTTCGGGTTTACcttcccccacctcccccttcACATCTACCTCACCTATCTCTTcaacctcctcttctcctccctcatcctcccctctctccaccccGCCTGCAGAGGCCACAGCCCACAACGCCTTCACCTTCTCCAGTCAGCACCTGAGtgacctgctgctgccgctggcCCTCCACttgcagcagctggagagcagcAAGGCCCAGGAGATCTGGGACAACAGGGCACTCTAA
- the taf6l gene encoding TAF6-like RNA polymerase II p300/CBP-associated factor-associated factor 65 kDa subunit 6L, which produces MADREERRFAEVSRDSVKLVAESAGVELADDVAALLAEDVCYRLREATQSSSQFMRHAKRRKLTVEDFNRALRWSNVETICGYGAQDALPFRSVKEGELFFIEDRDINLVELALATNIPKGCAETMVRVNVSYLDGKGNLEPQGTVPTAVQSLSDDLLKYYQQITRAILGEDPHLMKVALLDLRSNSKIAALLPYFVYVISGVKSVSHDLEQLNRLLHMVKSLVQNPYLYLGSYVRSLVSSVMYCILEPLAASINPLNDHWTLRDYAALLLSHIFWTHGDLVSGLYHQILLSLQKVLSDPVRPLCSHYGAVVGLHALGWKAVERVLFPHLPAYWANLQAVLDDYSVSNAQVKADGHKVYGAILVAVERLLKMKALCLSQPAEGGPSSQPGSVVGAMGYRVSSPGLSPPPEPLSEAALGIASHLQAGGAGCPWEEWTPVPLPAMYCELYSFFGDSLAVRFSTGPGFGSYPACTPVQPGDARKEPPGLTSNPDTTRKMPQLTANLNISPRQDGSPRTDPPPPSLAATGSGRSLARSSSSSSSSSSSSSVQRSRSSSSRSGQRSAGLSRDVFPKARFTSPQTGPPVFSFLIGGRQMGRRCQGRRPFQTTFAPTPSIPTIPPRAYAHKLPVIGRVGKPVRRWACSHYSLHLPL; this is translated from the exons ATGGCGGACCGGGAGGAGCGCCGCTTCGCCGAAGTTTCCCGGGACTCTGTCAAACTCGTGGCCGAGAGTGCAGGTGTGGAGCTCGCCGACGATGTGGCTGCTTTGTTGGCTGAGGACGTGTGTTACCGGCTCAGGGAGGCAACGCAG AGCAGCTCGCAGTTTATGAGACAtgcaaagaggaggaagctgacAGTGGAGGACTTCAACAGAGCTCTGCGCTGGAGCAACGTGGAG ACTATTTGTGGCTATGGGGCCCAGGATGCTCTTCCTTTCCGGTCAGTTAAAGAAGGAGAGCTTTTCTTCATTGAGGATCGGGACATCAACCTGGTTGAGTTGGCTCTGGCCACCAACATTCCCAAAGGCTGTGCTGAGACCATGGTGCGAG tGAACGTGTCTTACCTGGATGGGAAAGGCAACCTGGAGCCCCAGGGGACAG TTCCCACAGCAGTGCAGTCTCTGTCAGACGACCTGTTGAAGTACTATCAGCAGATCACACGGGCCATCCTGGGAGAGGACCCCCACCTCATGAAG GTTGCTCTGCTGGACCTCCGGTCCAACTCCAAGATCGCTGCCCTCCTGCCGTACTTTGTTTATGTCATCAGTGGG GTGAAGTCAGTGAGCCATGACCTGGAGCAGCTCAACAGGCTTCTCCACATGGTGAAGAGCCTGGTCCAGAACCCCTACCTGTATCTGGGCTCCTACGTCCGCAGCCTGGTCTCCAGTGTCATGTACTGCATCCTGGAGCCGCTGGCTGCCTCCATCAACCCACTCAATGACCACTGGACCCTCAGGGACTATGCAGCCCTGCTCCTCAGCCACATCTTCTG gaCTCATGGTGATCTGGTGAGTGGTCTCTACCATCAGATCCTGCTGTCACTCCAGAAGGTTCTGTCCGATCCAGTGAGACCACTCTGCTCCCACTACGGAGCTGTGGTGGGCCTGCATGCTCTGGGATGGAAG GCTGTTGAGAGAGTGCTCTTTCCTCACCTTCCTGCCTACTGGGCCAATCTTCAAGCTGTGCTGGATGACTACTCTGTCTCCAACGCCCAGGTCAAAGCAGATGGACATAAGGTCTATGGAGCCATCCTG GTGGCCGTGGAGCGTCTGCTGAAGATGAaggctctgtgtctgtctcagccagcagagggaggcCCCAGCAGCCAGCCGGGCTCTGTGGTGGGTGCTATGGGTTACAGGGTGAGCTCCCCTGGCCTCAGCCCCCCTCCAGAGCCTCTGTCGGAGGCTGCCCTGGGAATCGCCAGCCACCTTCAGGCAGGTGGGGCCGGCTGTCCCTGGGAGGAGTGGACACCGGTCCCCCTCCCTGCCATGTACTGTGAGCTCTACTCCTTCTTTGGAGACAGCCTGGCTGTCAGGTTTAGTACAGGGCCTGGGTTTGGCAGCTACCCAGCCTGCACCCCGGTGCAGCCCGGTGATGCCAGGAAGGAACCCCCTGGCCTGACCTCCAACCCTGACACCACCAGAAAGATGCCACAGCTGACTGCCAACCTCAACATCAGCCCCAGGCAGGATGGGAGTCCTCGCACTGACCCGCCCCCGCCCAGCCTGGCAGCTACCGGATCAGGAAG gtcCCTGgctcgctcctcctcctcttcctcctcctcctcctcctcgtcctctgtgCAGCGGTCCAGATCTTCCTCGTCTCGTTCGGGCCAGCGTTCAGCAGGTCTGTCTCGTGACGTTTTCCCAAAAGCTCGCTTCACCTCTCCTCAGACGGGACCTCCAGTATTCTCCTTCCTCATCGGCGGGCGACAAATGGGCCGCCGTTGCCAGGGCCGCCGCCCCTTCCAGACCACTTTTGCCCCGACTCCATCTATTCCTACCATCCCACCACGTGCCTACGCCCACAAACTTCCTGTCATCGGTCGGGTGGGCAAACCTGTACGCCGCTGGGCATGTTCCCATTACTCCCTTCATCTGCCTCTCTAG
- the kcnk7 gene encoding potassium channel, subfamily K, member 7: protein MAQCVSSVGLFCQLNAFACLLLCYLLYIVLGGVVFTAVEKPVERELRSEVEELRRSFLRENPCVQESRLSELLGKALSAHHGDVAVLKADADERRYDFTSSLYFVIVTLTTMGSDSYTPKSNEAKLFCIFYCTLGIPLTLFLLTLVSKLLLPVVTHTPVYHLHTYWGLPYTRAALIHAALFLVLVLSLLFLLPALLVCAMEPDWSFLDALFFCFVILCTVGQGGNSLGRTWSQTAKETLELLTTCYLLVGLVVIFTLKDTVLQVPRVCALMRLFFGPQCAELEGVDLSELTLSEDNTEEELQYSQSICTVSSTPLELLSPCSGPPADTDPHRSRTLTPKTT, encoded by the exons ATGGCCCAGTGTGTGTCTTCAGTGGGGCTGTTCTGTCAGCTCAATGCATTTGCCTGCCTGCTTCTCTGCTACCTGCTCTACATTGTGCTGGGAGGTGTGGTGTTCACAGCCGTGGAGAAGCCGGTGGAGAGGGAGCTGAGAtctgaggtggaggagctgcgcCGCTCCTTCCTGCGGGAGAACCCGTGCGTACAGGAGAGCCGGCTGAGCGAGCTGCTGGGCAAAGCTCTGTCTGCTCACCACGGTGATGTGGCTGTTCTCAAGGCTGACGCTGACGAGAGACGCTATGACTTCACATCATCGCTCTACTTCGTCATTGTCACGCTGACCACCATGG gtTCTGACTCTTACACCCCCAAATCAAACGAGGCCAAGCTCTTCTGTATCTTCTACTGCACCCTGGGGATTCCcctcaccctcttcctcctcaccctcgTCTCCAAactcctcctccctgtggtcACCCACACTCCTGTCTACCACTTGCACACTTACTGGGGTTTGCCCTACACCCGGGCTGCCCTCATCCATGCCGCCCTCTTCCTAGTGcttgtcctctccctcctcttcctcctccctgccctCCTGGTCTGTGCGATGGAGCCGGATTGGAGCTTCCTGGatgctcttttcttctgctttgtcATCCTGTGCACTGTTGGTCAGGGAGGAAACTCTTTGGGGAGAACCTGGAGCCAAACAGCCAAGGAGACACTTGAACTCCTCACCACAT GTTATCTGCTGGTGGGCCTGGTGGTGATCTTTACTTTGAAGGACACTGTCCTGCAGGTTCCTCGGGTCTGTGCATTGATGAGGCTCTTCTTCGGTCCACAGTGTGCTGAGCTGGAAGGAGTTGATCTCAGTGAGTTGACACTGAGTGAGGACAACACTGAGGAGGAGCTTCAGTACTCCCAGTCCATCTGTACTGTCTCCTCCACTCCATTAGAGCTGCTGAGCCCCTGTTCAGGCCCACCCGCTGATACAGATCCTCACAGATCCAGAACCTTAACTCCCAAAACCACCTGA